One Campylobacter concisus DNA segment encodes these proteins:
- a CDS encoding 50S ribosomal protein L11 methyltransferase, producing the protein MKDKFYELSIKTSNFYDEILELVFSFGVTCVEELDHEIIIREECDLKDIAWGVEEYAKGLSIVRKIPNDLKISLNLKENRDWLGEYKKAVKPILVDKIYIRPSWEEPLNGVTNIIIDPALAFGSGHHESTNSCLQLLQKYAKSGDTALDVGCGSGILSIALAKLGCKVDACDTDEQATQSSLSNAQLNEVKFNKIWTGSIANLEQKYDIVVANIIADVIFMLSNDLKKSLKKGGYLVLSGILNKYEDRIKDTFKDLELVEIKQANDWVSFVYKEIDE; encoded by the coding sequence ATGAAAGATAAATTTTACGAATTAAGCATCAAAACATCAAATTTTTATGATGAAATTTTAGAGTTAGTTTTTTCTTTTGGGGTCACCTGTGTAGAAGAGCTAGACCATGAGATCATCATCAGGGAAGAGTGTGATCTAAAAGATATAGCTTGGGGTGTCGAAGAGTATGCAAAAGGGCTCTCTATCGTTCGTAAAATTCCAAATGATTTAAAAATTTCTCTTAATTTAAAAGAAAATAGAGACTGGCTAGGCGAATATAAAAAGGCAGTTAAGCCTATTTTGGTTGATAAAATTTATATTAGACCTAGCTGGGAAGAGCCACTTAATGGCGTAACAAATATCATAATCGACCCAGCTCTAGCCTTTGGCTCAGGGCACCACGAAAGCACAAATTCTTGCTTGCAACTTTTACAAAAATATGCAAAAAGTGGCGATACTGCTTTAGATGTGGGATGTGGAAGCGGGATATTAAGCATCGCTTTAGCAAAGCTTGGCTGCAAGGTCGATGCTTGCGATACAGACGAGCAGGCCACGCAAAGCTCGCTTAGCAATGCCCAGCTAAATGAGGTTAAATTTAATAAAATTTGGACAGGTTCTATTGCAAATTTAGAGCAAAAATATGATATCGTCGTAGCAAATATCATTGCTGATGTCATTTTTATGCTCTCAAATGACTTGAAAAAATCGCTTAAAAAAGGCGGCTATTTAGTATTGTCTGGAATTTTGAACAAATACGAAGATAGGATTAAAGATACGTTTAAGGATTTGGAGCTAGTTGAGATAAAACAGGCTAATGATTGGGTTAGCTTTGTTTATAAGGAAATCGATGAATAA
- a CDS encoding chemotaxis response regulator CheY — MKILVVDDSSTMRRIIKNTLQRLGHQEILEAEHGLEAWNILTQNEGIEVLITDWNMPEMNGLELVKKVRAEQKYVDMPIIMVTTEGGKAEVITALKAGVNNYIVKPFTPQVLKEKLEDVLG, encoded by the coding sequence GTGAAGATTTTGGTTGTAGATGACAGCTCAACAATGAGAAGGATCATAAAAAATACTTTGCAAAGGTTAGGACATCAAGAAATTCTCGAGGCTGAGCACGGTCTTGAAGCTTGGAATATCTTGACACAAAACGAGGGTATTGAGGTTCTTATTACTGACTGGAACATGCCTGAGATGAACGGTCTTGAGCTTGTTAAAAAGGTAAGGGCTGAGCAAAAATATGTCGATATGCCTATCATAATGGTAACAACAGAGGGCGGAAAAGCCGAGGTTATAACAGCTTTAAAAGCAGGTGTTAATAACTACATCGTTAAACCTTTTACGCCACAAGTTTTAAAAGAGAAGCTTGAAGACGTTCTTGGTTAA